The genomic region CATCTAGTACAAGCGTCATAAAAACACGTGGCAGCCTTGCTCCCAGGCTGGGTATGCTCAGGATTGGTTTCCTCCAGAGCATTTCAAAGGGTATGCTTTAAATCTGATGGCATTTCCTGCATGGAAGTACAATGGCTGATTAGCTAACTGTGGGACTTTATCCTAATTCCTCTGCCTTCTTCCATGCCAGAAAAAGCCTCTAGTGAGTTTATACTTTACAAATAAATAGAAGTCTTGCAAGCAATTTATCTCTTTCTTGTAGCGCTTCATGGTTTAGTGCAGCTGCTGTTTGTATTGCAATTAATTACTGGCACAAACGATTACGTGGGGTTGAGGCACAATTAGGATTAGCCTGTAATTGTGTTTAAAAGGGCCATGGATGCTTTCACAGATGGTTTTGCTGCTGGCCGGTCTTTCCAGCTGTAGCCATGTTATTTCTCCCTAATTGTTAGTGCAGTGACTTAAATCTTTCATTGGGGAGTGTTCTTGCTCTCTGCCTTCAAGAGAGCATGGTGCCTTCCTGCTGTTGTTCTCTGAGCAGCAATACAGGGAGGGAAGAGTCAAAACACGGCTGTCAAGATCAAAGGAGCCGAGTGCTCCCTTTTATAATCTGCCCTAATTAAAAATCGGCAAATGAGACCTCATTCTTGGTGCCTTCAACATACTGGTTGCTAATAGGAGGTGCTGGTGATGTTTATGCCCAGAGGCCTCCCATTTGTGTGCCTGCAGCAGTACATTAGTTTCTCAAGGGAAAACCATCCATTTAACTTGCCACAGCTAGACAGCCAGTAAACAGCCAGACCTAACTTTGTACTAGGCATCTGTCATCAggactgattaaaaaaaaacgtAATGAACTAAAACATTTAAGATTGTTGGGCAGCAGGTGATTCTGTGCCCTTTCAACATGTCAGTGTCATTCTTGGCTCTTTTGTTACTAGATAATTGTGTGTTCAAAGCATTGTGCAGTCCCAGGCCTTGGATACGTGGCTATTTTGGCCAGGTTTTCCTATCCCACAGGTTTATGAAGCTTGGAGGGAGAGTAAAGCCACAGCAACTCAGTAATGGAAAAAGGCTGGATTCCTTAGGAACTCCCCTGAGCTCATCCCCCAGCACCTCATTACCCTCCCAAAGCCTATTTGCAGCTCTCCCCTAAAAGCTGCTTACGGCCAGTGTGGTCACCTGTGGCTCCCTGCCCTTGGGCTACTGCGGTCAGCCTGGCTGTGTGCTCCTGGcatggcagagccaggctggtgACACCGCTACCACATGCAGGGAGGTGGGTGGCTCCTGGACTCTGAGGGACGCTGGGGCTTGCAGCCTGGTGGGGTAACTGCTGGTGGTGCTcaactgctgcttctgaagcttGTCAACATGTTTTTGGCTTGTTGAGATGCCTGGGCAGCCTCAGGGGGCAGTAACGGAGGTGCTAGGGGCAGCTTCAGGGCTCGCCcgggctgcagtggggcagaggggtggcTGCTGAGAGGGggtgcctctgcctgccctgcccctgggcttgctttgctgctgggggagcatTTATAGCCTAGGATTCAAACCCAGAGGTTTAACCTTAAAAGCGTGTTTGAAAATGTCCTGTAAAGACAGAAGTCCGACCATGGCTctggaagaggagctgggaggaggctTATGCCggagctgctttgctgccctCGTGCCCTGTcgcagccctgccctgggttACTGCATTTACAGGGTGATAAAGAGGCTATATGTTTAACGATAAGATAAAAGATCTTATGTACTAATATAGACCATTCTTGTGGACCTTTGTGATCTTGTGGTCTGTGATATGTGTATGGTGTACATATAAGACACATTCTGCTCATATATTGAATATAGGCAGTGACTGCAATATTGGGTAGCACAGCCCTGAGCACTTCCCCATCCTGCTAGCTGGGGCGAGGGGGAAGACCGCAGGACTAACACCCGAAGCCAGGCTTTGATAACAAGGACTTCCAGGCTGGGTCTTGCTGCTTGTTTGGTCCTTTGTGTAGCCCTCTGCCATCCCACCACGTGGTGGTGCAGAGGCAGCCAGGAGTCGATGGTGACCCTGAGCCTTTCCTTGGGTGGGCTGGTCATTCTGCCATGAGGTCCCTTTATGGGCACCTGTGAGCATACGAGCTGGAGTGTGGGATGATGTTGAGGGCAATCAAGCATTGTGGGGTTTCAACAAGGCTTTCCCACAAGGGGCCAAGCAGTCCCCCAGTTTCTAACACACCAACTTGTTTCTTGCACTGCCTCCGTGGCAACTTGGATGGGAGCTGGCCGTTGTTCCATGGTGGATGAGTTGACATTGATACAGCTCATGCTGGTGATGGGGCAGTTGTTGGGGGGTGCTAAGAAATCCTGGGTTCTGCCTGCCCTGACCTAAAGCAGATGGCATCAGATCTGCTGGCAGTGTGAAAAGCCATGTCTCAGCCTCTGAGTCCTGGTGCACAGGACAAAACTCTAAGATATGTGGCCTGCTGCATGGCAGCAAGGAAGGAGTAATTTGTTTTGCCTACCTCTTGGGAACTAGTCTTTAAATTAGTATTTCCTCCTAGTGTTCATCCCAAATGCCTCTTAGCAGTTTGGTTGTTTCAATTCTCCCTGCCTTCAGAAAATccatctgaaaatatttggaaaataacaCTGCAAAAGCTCTGACTTGCTCCTTTCAATTTAAGCTTCTTATGCCATTTGATCCAGcaactgcttcatttttaaatctccttttgttcatggattatttttttggctgcttttttttttttgtttccttgttctCTTCACATTAATTCACACAATAGGAGCAGGGTTTTTCCCAGCTCTCTGATTTCAGCATGATCAGACTGAGCATCAATTTAGCCCTCGCTAAATCTAATATGCTTGAAGCCTCGCGGGCCAGTGGTGGCCCTCTCTCTGGCTGGCCAGGCAGGGTGGATTCAGGCACAGTGGTTTTGGGGAAACAGTCTGGAAACCAGAGCTCATCTTAATGTGAAAAGGAGGCAATACCATGTGAGGTGGTGAGATGCTGAAGCCTTGATGAAACAGAGGGTGGGGAGTTTCTTGGGAAAGCAAAaggggtgtatgtgtgtgctcGCCAGCTCAGGATGCCCCCACcgttctggaaaaaaaaaaaaaaaaaaagaaatttcctgGGCTGCCTGGAGAGGCTAGGAGAATATCCCTTTCTTTAATTCCTACCCAATGATGCACACAAAAATGTGGGAGCATTCTCATTGAGAGagttttttattgttattatttgtaATGTGGTAATTCACTGGAGCATAGAAAATGCCGCTGTTGGAAGTAGTTTCAGTTGAAGCTCTTAGTGCTGTTTTGTGCTTGTAATAATGCATTAGCTCTGATCTGTGTTAGCTTGTTCTGAAGCTTAATGGGAGTCTTCTTTGAATGTATCTGAGAGACCATCAGACCCTCTTAGCTAAAAGTCAAGCAAGCTCCTTGGAGAGCAGTTTGATGGGATTGCTACTAATTCCACCCTTAATGCTCTTCTCCCATTAAGGCAGCCCTGCCGAGAGCTGGGGCAGGTCCCAGGGGTGTTTGTCCCAGGAGCCCGTTCCACATGGGAGGTTGCACCACCATCTGAAGCTCTGCCCAGCTGGTGTGCAAACCATTGCTTATGGCACTTATGGTGTGGAAAAGTAGAAACACAGTTGCTGAATCTCAACTTCTGACTGCACTTGGGAGCTGTTCAGAGGGGAGATGGGACAGGATCCTGCCAGCTTGCAGATGGAAACTGTAAGATGCTGTTAGTGTGCCCCATGCTGGTGGCCTCTGGGCTAAACAAGTACTTGTGCCATTACTTCCAGCACCGGGTGAGTGATTTGGGAAGGTGCACCTCCACCCCAATGTCCCCTCTGGCCACCAGCTTTGAGGGACCTTCTGCTCCCCTTCTGCAGGGGAGCTGCTGACATTTCTGAGCATCACAACTGTGCAGCCAATATATCTGTCATCACCTTGGGACCCACAAATCCCCGTGGTCAAGAGGCTGCTTTTGTTGTGTGGCCTCACTGGCATTCATAAGACTTTTCAGATAAATCAAAGGAGAAGATCCCTGCCCTGAACTAACATGCTCTCTACATTAGAGATAATGATGGGGataaacataaaaggaaaatcaatgGATTAAAATCAATGAAAGTTAATAATGTGAATATATTCAAAGATCTGGGCTAAAGAAGGGAGACAAGAAACCATGGGTGGAAGTCAAAGGCCCTAGCAAGACAAGGAGTTAAGATGGAAAATATGGAGCCATCTGTTTCAGCTGAGAAGAGCAGAGATGGCTTTTGTGAGTAGCCTTCTTTCTCTCCtactcaaattttaaaatgctgtctaAAATGCATACCATTGGTTTAAATGGATTTagttggttaaaaaaaaagaaatttagaatGTGGTATTTAAATGTAACCGTTTTTTCTCTTATCACTTGTAAACTCAGAAAAAGGTTAGGCCACCTTGAGAGCTACTCTTTCGTGATATGGCAGGAGCGGTGTTTGACTTTGGGCCCAGGTTTCCACACGGAGAGCAAGAGCAGAGGTAGGAGTGAACTCTTGGTCCGGTGGAAGTCACTCATGTGTAACCTCACTGATTTCACAGGAGATAGGGTCCACCCTTGGCAATCATTGCCCCCACAAAAGGGCATTTTCTGGTAAATACAGTATAGCTATAGCGCCAGTGCCCCAGGACGCCGTCTGGGGTTAAGCCACCTCATCCTTTCCCATGCAGCACCCCCTGTTTTAATGGACATCCTGGTCTGGGTACAGGAGAAAGCCCATGAATGTAGAATCATTGATGTTGTCGGCGTAGACACCATTGTTATCCCCCTCCCCGTACACCTGAAGCCAGACCTCGTCCCCAGTGTTGAGGTGCAGCAAGACGGAGCCACTAGCTTGGTCAACATTGTTTTTCTGGAACTGGTCATAGGTGAAGATCACTGCCTTGTCCTTCTTGTAGAGGCTGACCTTGACGTCCGTCAGGTAGACCGTCAGGTGGTAGGCGAAGTAGTACGTGCCGGGGATGTTGCAGAGGAACTTGCCGGTGCTGGCGTCGTAGTGGCTCTGCTCGTTGTAGAAGATCTTGCTGAAGCGGATGGGGAcattggggtggggggctcgCTCTGTCAGCCCCACGCTGAAAGCAGAGCGGTGGACGAAGGCAGCTTCACCCTTCTCCCCTTTCTGCCCAGGGTATCCGGGAAATCCTCTTGGCCCTTCCAGCCCTGGGATTCCTATTGCACCTGGGTCACCTTTAGGACCTTGCATACCTGGGGGACAGAGCGGGGACAGGGAGGGGTGTTTGcactgtgccagcagctgctgcccaccagcctgAAACGCAGAGGGAGCAGTGGCATGAGGgtctgctcagcagcacagagccgAGGAAAGACTGGATGAACTCAACACCCCCCATGAGCTGTGTCAGCGAGTGGAAAGCCCACCCGCTCCCCCAGCTGTGTGCAGAGCTGCCAAAAGCAGCATGTCTGCAAAAACATCATTAATTGGAAAAACCACCACCAGACCAAACTCTTTGACTTGGGTTGTGGAATCTCCAAccctggagatattcaaaagccatctggcCAAAGATCAAGCATGAACCCACCAGACAggagccctgccagggctgggcctggcagctggggctgcccgtGGGCTCCAGCACTGATGTACCCCCTGTTCCTCACCaaccttcctctcctttctctccctttagTCCGTCTCTTCCGTCTTTCCCATCCCGGCCAGGGAGCCCGTTGTGGCCGGGGTAGCCGGGTGCTCCTCCCATCCAGTTGGCACATGGTGTTTTGGGGTCGGGCTGGAGCTCGTCAGCAGCCCCCTCTGTGCAATGGagggccaccagcagcagtgagcagagaaggaagcctgCTGGGCCCCTCATCCTGGGATCCTGATATGGACAATTGCTTTGTTATCTTTAAAGGTTAATGGAGGGGAGAAGTGaacaacccccccacccctgaatAACAGAGAGGCACAGGAGACTAAGTTTGAATCAGCGTATCTGAAGGGCAGCAATTCTGCTTGCCCCAAGGGCCCCTCAGCATCCAGCGTGGTGCTGGTGTGAGCTCCACGAGCCGAGCCGGGAAGGGGCCCTGGGAGCAGTGCTCAGTCCGGGAGCACAGCCGATGTGGAGGAGCAGACACCAGAGCTGCTCCCCTGGCACTCGCCAGCTGTTTGCAtgggcacagctgcagctcaggacCGAGCCTGGCAGATGCCAGGGTATCTGTGCTGATTCCTTCACAAAAGCGTTGCCCCATTAACCACGATGCGCTCTAACTCCCGCCTGGCCCATTGCAAGTCCAGGTCTGGCAGAGTCTGGCTCAGAACCTCCAGCACCCTGGAGCTGAGCAGGTGGTTTGTCACAGCATGTCCACCCCGCTAACCTGGGTCTGTGTAATGTGAGCAGAAACCGCAACCAGGctttctgtctcctttcagCGACTGTATGAAAtgataaaactgttttttctcacCCGAGTTATGCTTTTGGATTATGGGAAGACAAGTTGTGCAGCATTTAGGCCCTGCAGGgtcctatttttctttaatctagTTGCCTTGTTTGTCAGCGCAATTAGTGCGGCTCCCCAGCACCAGGATGGTGGTGATGCCCTATGGACAACCTGGGGCTTTGTTCTGATGCTCCCAGAAAACTGTGGGACCTTGGCGGGCTTTGGGTCAGGCTTTTAAGGAACAGTTATTTTAGAATGACTATTGCGTGATACTGCTCCCCAGGCGGAGATTGTACCCTGGAACAATAAAGATATCCTGTTATGAGGATTGTAAGTGGCATAATAGGCGATAAAAAGTGAGTAACGGCATGGCCATTAGAATCCCTTAGCTCAgtaatttccaagaaaaatagtatttcagcGCAAATCCTCTGCAGGGTTGATTTTCCTAGGCAGGCTATTTAAatgtcatattttaaataatgtcttATTAGCTCTCGTGTAATTGCTTCAAAGGAAGCCAAATAAATGTGctagttttggctggggtagagttaattttcttcctagtagctggtgtggggctgtgttttgggtttgtgctgggaacagcgTTGATAACACGGGGATATTTTCCtgactgctgagcagcactcaCACGGAGCCAAGGGCTCTTCTGCTcttcaccccaccccaccgGCGGGGACatgggggggcacaaggagctgggaggggacgcagccgggacagctggccccactGACCAcggggatattccataccatgagatgtctgctcagcaataaaactaggGGGAATGTTGGCCAGGGGGCCGCTGCCTGAGGCTTGGCTGAGCATCGGTCAGTTGGTGGTCAgcagttgttttcatttgcatcacttgtgggtttatttctgtcttcgttattttccttttcagtacaaattgttattttgtttcaattattaaactgttcttatctcaacccgcaagttttctcacttttacccttgcaattctcttcccccatcctgctgtgggggGTCCGAGTgaggctgtgtggggcttagttgccagctgggcttaaaccacaacagtaACAAAGAAGTGACCATGATTCCAGGTTTTGCAGGATATTGGGGGGGCTTTGAAGAAAACTTCAGAGCTCTGCTTAATAACTTTGGTGGGCAGTTCTTAACCCATATAATCAGGGAACTTCTAACCGTGCTCGCCTTGCCGGGCTCCAGCAAGCCAGCAGCCACCGGCAGCCTGCGATGGGGCCGGGGCTCGCAGGCAGTTTTGGGGGCTGAGGGTGCCAGGGGGTTCAGCAATCGCAGCCTGGAGCTTAGGCAGTGTACCTGCATCTCTGTGCTTTGGGAAGCAAAATGCTCCTTTGCAACAAGGATGTAGCAGCTGTCCATGAACCGGGGTGGACAAGTGAAATAGATCTCTATGAATCCTGAAAGTCTCTTTGTTAGGCGAGCGAGGGTGTGCGTATTTTGGCACACTGTGACATGGCCACTTTGCTGTGCCCCAGCCGACAGCATTAAGCAGAGGGACCCCTGTCCCCCCCGCCTGGGTCCCCTCCAGCTCGGCTACATGCATTCACCCTTCCAGAATCAGCACAGCCTGTTTGGGGACATCTAACTGCATTAAAACATGCTGGCATTCAATAACAATCTGCTTCGGAATTGTTTCTTGAGCTGTATTTTGGTGATTGCGTTGGGGTTAGTTCCGCTTTCTCATATGCTGCCTACAACTTAAATATCATTCAAAGTTTAGCAACGTGTGCCCCACAGCCAGGTCTTCTGGTAGTGTGAAATAAACCCCTACTTTAAGGTCAAAAGTGGCACAAATCTGCGGCATCCCgaagcagggctgctgggagctTTCCCGGCAGTCGCCTCTCCAGCCTGCTCCGAAGTGCTTGAAGCGATGCCCGTCCCACAGCATCCCTACACGGCTCTTCGCTGCAGATACATCACACCATctagttttctgctttctcgTAAGAAAAGTGTTGTgatatgcaaataaaaacctACTTCGGTTGCGACAGTTTGACTCAGACACAGGTGGTTTGCTTGTCTGAGAAACTAATCCTCTGGCGTACATGTTTCATACAAAGGCAAAGTTCTAAGCTATGTCTGCTAGCTCTGAGTTTAAACTCTGCTTTAGGTATGACGTCCCTTTAATATATCTTTCCCATTTCTGACTGTCTTTCCATCTGATGCTCAGCAGTGTAACGTGAAATAATCTGATATATTTGAATGTCAGTTGTACCTTTTGGACAAGTAACAGATGAACTAAGTACTCTTGGTGGCTTTCAGTTATTCCCTTGGCAGCTACTAGATTAAAAGATCATATGCATTATATGAAATTGAGCTCCTTATCAGCCAAAATCCACATATCCATAAGAACAATGCTATTCTTCAGTGCTACATAGTGATTCGGGCCAcgattcagatttttttaacattctgaataaaattaaaaaataattttcacataacactatataaatattatgtatttctatatctattaaaaaaaacccacagcaccgcacaaaacacagagcaaataaTCCAACTGTTTTCCCACTCCAGTATTTCCTTCAAAGGGTATTAACCAGGGGTTTGGcttattttgatctttttatctttttgtaaTTTACTTGTAGCATAGTTTTTGCTGACATTCTGGTGGTGACTTGCTCCAGGGGGCTTGCACCTTACACCTGGGTGGTGCAGGTTTCTGGCAAGGAGCTGGTCCTGCTCTGGGAGATTTGGATCAAATCATCCCATCTTCCCAGGAGTCTTTGAGGAAAGAGGTGAATTGAAAGGTGCCGGTGCAGTGCTCCCTGTTTCAGCCGTGTGGTTTTTCACTGTTCCTGACTACTTTTGATTTAGGAGTTTTGATCTCTAAATAGTGCTTCCAAAAACGGGAGTATGAATCTAAGGCAGATCGGCTATTCTTGGTTTAAAATGCTCTCTGACTATTCTGTGGATAAGTCTAAGAAAGGAAACTTTGTGCAAACAGAAAAGTCTGTCTGGTTCAGcccaaaagaagagaaaatccCGAACTTAGTaagaggggggggggtgtggaaaaaaagtcatgctTACCAGCTGCTTGCAGTCCTGGTTGGCTTGCTGCAGTCTCTTTAGAAATGAATTCCGGCTACCACATCGCTATCCCTAAGGGCACGGAGAGCTGTCAGCTCAGACGctgcattttccatttgctATTGCGCATGCTGACCTAAAAGTTGGGTTTTCCCATTAATTTTTCCTGGCCATCACTTAAGTTTTGGACCACTTATATAATTCAGTCACACTGGGATAGCTTGCGAAGAGAGCCTTAATGGGGAAAGGATGGGTTTGGGTGCTTGATGGGAGCTGAAGGAGCAAGGGTTTGCTGGAGATGCCCATGGAAATCCTGCtggcccagggctgggctggtaCAGCAcgagctgctgctctgtgtatGTTGGGAAACATCAGCAGCTGATGGAGAAAGTGTGTCTACAGCCTTGCATTAATGTGCTCAAACGGGTTTTGTCCAATGTCTTAGTAAACGAATTATTGTGTGAGAAGTTTTGGCTTCTCATTTGGATGGCAAGAGCCATTCCTGCCCAGAGGCTGCCGCCACACCGAAGAAGGGCAAAGTTGCCCGAGGGGAAGGGCAGCGCTGGGGGGTGAGTTTCGCCTTAAGGCAGCCAAGCATGTGCCAGCGCTATCCTAAATCCCTGGAGTAATTTCAGCCCCATGGGTGGCTTTCAGTCTATCACACATTTTGGCTTTAGGTCaaaacaagtctttttttctccctgtgtctCTCTCCATCCAAAATGGAGGTTGAACCTTGGAGAGCAGAGGCTTTGCTCCCCAGCCACTCTGGAGCAGTTCAAGGTTAGCTAGGCGGGACCTTGGCAAACCTGGGCATGCAAAATCAGACCAGGAAAAAATAGTGCGTTGTGTGTTGTTGCAGCTGGGTGTGGGGACCCAGTGTCAGGGGGCTGGTGGCCTTAGGAGTGGGGAAACACATCCAAGCAAATGTCAGCAGGACAGTATCCCAAATTACTGAGTTGTAAAGGCCCGGCTATCTGGAAGGACTAAAAGGATGTATAAATGAACACACAAATAATTCCTTATTTGTAGAGCTAGGAGTCAGCAAGGGCGAGTCTCCCTGAGGAGAAGGGTGCAgaagggaggagcagcaggacgGCCGCTTGCTGCCTGCCTTATTTTGGTCAAGCCCTTAGTCCAGCATTTGAAGaatttggtatttatttttttttaatgatgttttttcCATGGAGTGTTGGGACTTAAAACAATCCCTCATGCAACCCCAGTAAAATACGACAGAGATCTAATTTGATCTGgttttttctt from Falco rusticolus isolate bFalRus1 chromosome 13, bFalRus1.pri, whole genome shotgun sequence harbors:
- the ADIPOQ gene encoding LOW QUALITY PROTEIN: adiponectin (The sequence of the model RefSeq protein was modified relative to this genomic sequence to represent the inferred CDS: inserted 1 base in 1 codon) encodes the protein MENAASELTALRALRDSDVVAGIHXLKRLQQANQDCKQLDPRMRGPAGFLLCSLLLVALHCTEGAADELQPDPKTPCANWMGGAPGYPGHNGLPGRDGKDGRDGLKGEKGEEGMQGPKGDPGAIGIPGLEGPRGFPGYPGQKGEKGEAAFVHRSAFSVGLTERAPHPNVPIRFSKIFYNEQSHYDASTGKFLCNIPGTYYFAYHLTVYLTDVKVSLYKKDKAVIFTYDQFQKNNVDQASGSVLLHLNTGDEVWLQVYGEGDNNGVYADNINDSTFMGFLLYPDQDVH